From a single Ascaphus truei isolate aAscTru1 chromosome 2, aAscTru1.hap1, whole genome shotgun sequence genomic region:
- the LOC142488452 gene encoding uncharacterized protein LOC142488452 yields the protein MIQTAVTHFTCTVCGKQLSTKRTLLNHQMIHMGEKPFTCAECGKQFSTKSHLRIHQMTHTGEKPFTCIECGKQFSTKSHLLRHQMTHTGEKPFTCTECSKNFSQKTDLLNHERIHTGEKPFTCTESGKQYNNKTHFLRHHMTHTGEKPFTCSECSKSFSIKAWLLIHERIHTGEKPFTCTECGKQFSIKKNLLRHQMTHTGEKPFTCTECGKQFTFKSSLLIHQMTHTGEKPFTCTECGKQFSIKRNLLNHQMTHTGEKPFTCTECGKQFSIKRNLLSHQMTHTGEKPFTCAVCSKSFSTKVGLLIHERIHTGEKPFTCTECGKQFSIKKNLLIHQMTHTGEKSFTCAVCSKSFCQKTELLNHERIHTGEKPFTCTECGKQFSIKSRLLKHEQTHTGEKPFTCTEGGKQFTVKSSLLRHQRTHTGEKPITCTVWETIHS from the coding sequence atgattcagacagcagtgactcattttacttgtacagtgtgtgggaaacagttaAGTACCAAGAGGACTCTCCTCAATCACCAGATGATTCATAtgggggagaaaccattcacatgtgcagagtgtgggaaacaattcagtactaagagcCACCTCCgcatacaccagatgactcatacaggggagaaaccattcacatgtatagagtgtgggaaacaattcagtactaagagccacctcctcagacaccagatgactcatacaggagagaaaccattcacatgtacagagtgtagtaaaaacTTTTCTCAGAAGACAGAtctcctcaaccatgagcggattcatacaggggagaaaccattcacatgtacagagtctgggaaacaatacaataataagACCCACTTCCTCCGTCACcatatgactcatacaggggagaaaccattcacatgttcagagtgtagtaaaagcttttctataAAGGCGTGGCTCCtcatccatgagcggattcatacaggggagaaaccattcacatgtacagagtgtgggaaacaattcagtattaagaaaaacctcctcagacaccagatgactcatacaggggagaaaccattcacatgtacagagtgtgggaaacaattcacatttaagagcagtctcctcatacaccagatgacccatacaggagaaaaaccattcacatgtacagagtgtgggaaacaattcagtattaagagaaacctcctcaatcaccagatgactcatacaggagaaaaaccattcacatgtacagagtgtgggaaacaattcagtattaagagaaacctcctcagtcaccagatgactcatactggagagaaaccattcacatgtgcagtgtgtagtaaaagcttttctacaAAGGTGGGGCTCCTCatacatgagcggattcatacaggggagaagccattcacatgtacagagtgtgggaaacaattcagtattaagaaaaacctcctcatacaccagatgactcatacaggggagaaatcattcacatgtgcagtgtgtagtaaaagcttttgtcagaagacagagctcctcaaccatgagcggattcatacaggagagaagccattcacatgtacagagtgtgggaaacaatttagtATTAAGAGCCGTCTCCTCAAACATGAGcagactcatacaggggagaaaccattcacatgtacagagggtgggaaacaattcacagttaagagcagtcttctcagacaccagaggactcatacaggagaaaaaccaatCACTTGtacagtgtgggaaacaattcacagttaa